A section of the Candidatus Latescibacterota bacterium genome encodes:
- a CDS encoding SPOR domain-containing protein, protein MRSRRAELTVLLAAGLLLVGAGAWAGAWPEPPATVAPQSLSGEAARDYRFAAGLYRALAREVTDGNPALLGPADAARVARALLTLGQGDLAAERFGGRDDLPSGLRLLLALQRDPSGWSAADRERWGKAWPGGDGESVYWRARADQALDESEGARSALNALLGREPGSVFAPAALELLQDLPAPETLSANRGAPGSRVEPASGGLRVQWGVFRDVQGARRLREAVSAYGQQAELLRFRQDGRELFRVCSPPFPDDAEADARALGESLRQRYGLDFVLHRSEESGASP, encoded by the coding sequence GTGCGAAGTCGGCGCGCTGAGCTGACCGTCCTGCTGGCCGCGGGTCTGCTGCTCGTCGGCGCGGGGGCCTGGGCCGGTGCCTGGCCCGAGCCGCCCGCCACGGTGGCGCCCCAGAGCCTCAGCGGCGAGGCGGCCCGGGACTACCGCTTCGCCGCCGGTCTCTACCGCGCGCTGGCGCGCGAGGTCACGGACGGCAACCCCGCCCTGCTCGGCCCCGCCGACGCGGCGCGCGTGGCGCGGGCGCTGCTCACGCTCGGGCAGGGGGATCTCGCCGCCGAGCGCTTCGGGGGCCGGGACGACCTGCCCTCCGGGCTGCGGCTCCTCCTCGCCCTGCAGCGGGACCCGTCGGGTTGGTCGGCCGCTGACCGGGAGCGCTGGGGGAAGGCCTGGCCGGGCGGGGATGGCGAGTCGGTTTACTGGCGGGCCCGCGCCGATCAGGCGCTCGACGAGAGCGAGGGGGCGCGGAGCGCGCTGAACGCCTTGCTGGGCCGCGAGCCGGGGTCGGTCTTCGCGCCCGCGGCGCTGGAACTGCTGCAGGACCTGCCGGCGCCCGAGACGCTCTCCGCGAATCGCGGCGCGCCGGGTTCCAGGGTGGAGCCCGCGAGCGGGGGCCTGCGCGTGCAGTGGGGCGTCTTCCGTGACGTGCAGGGCGCGCGCCGGCTGCGCGAGGCCGTGAGCGCTTACGGTCAGCAGGCGGAGCTGCTGCGCTTCCGGCAGGACGGCCGCGAGCTCTTCCGCGTCTGCTCGCCGCCCTTCCCCGACGACGCCGAGGCGGACGCCCGCGCGCTCGGCGAGAGCCTGCGCCAGCGCTACGGCCTCGACTTCGTGCTCCATCGCAGCGAGGAGTCCGGAGCGTCGCCATGA
- a CDS encoding tetratricopeptide repeat protein: MSAVAWLGAGLLLLLAGLLLFYRRQLKARPSSSTHDHHLAALEALADGDADRATTELQAAVQEGQGGVDAYLRLAELSRAAGQVKRAIHLHRSLAVNSNWSPAVRQRILRGLAEDYLAAGRWDDALGQLEELRKLDGRDPAIYRRLCQVYLRKLDGEKAEHALKRAHRLEGTPKPDELAILQGELARRLMGEQRHKEAQKAVAAALKLDEDCLPALRLAVDLALQQNQEQEAADALQRLALTGQPGSEDDYARMEKQFFELGRYHEIQFVYQEVLSREPEFWPARFALARILQKRGRGDEAVNLLEPSLDADAGTASRAAALLLEWGQPERARRWLERWAGELPTRPRTYRCRTCGTESARARWYCPTCHAFKSYDAVREEARAKSAR, from the coding sequence GTGAGCGCCGTGGCCTGGCTGGGTGCGGGCCTGCTCCTGCTGCTGGCGGGCCTGCTGCTCTTCTACCGCCGGCAGCTGAAGGCGCGGCCGTCGAGTTCCACCCACGATCATCACCTGGCGGCCCTCGAGGCCTTGGCCGACGGCGACGCCGACCGCGCCACCACGGAGCTGCAGGCGGCCGTGCAGGAGGGGCAGGGGGGCGTCGACGCCTACCTGCGCCTCGCGGAGCTGTCCCGCGCCGCCGGGCAGGTGAAGCGGGCCATCCATCTGCATCGCTCCCTGGCCGTGAACAGCAACTGGAGCCCCGCCGTGCGCCAGCGCATCCTGCGCGGCCTGGCGGAGGACTACCTCGCCGCCGGCCGCTGGGACGACGCCCTCGGCCAGCTCGAGGAGCTGCGCAAGCTCGACGGCCGCGACCCCGCCATCTACCGCCGCCTCTGCCAGGTCTACCTGCGCAAGCTCGACGGCGAGAAGGCCGAGCACGCGCTCAAGCGCGCCCACCGGCTGGAGGGCACGCCCAAGCCCGACGAGCTCGCGATCCTGCAGGGCGAGCTGGCGCGCCGCCTGATGGGCGAGCAGCGGCACAAGGAGGCCCAGAAGGCCGTCGCCGCCGCGCTCAAGCTGGACGAGGACTGCCTGCCGGCCCTGCGGCTGGCCGTGGATCTCGCGCTGCAGCAGAACCAGGAGCAGGAGGCCGCGGACGCGCTGCAGCGCCTCGCGCTCACCGGGCAGCCGGGCTCCGAGGACGACTACGCCCGCATGGAGAAGCAGTTCTTCGAGCTGGGGCGCTATCACGAGATCCAGTTCGTCTACCAGGAAGTGCTGAGCCGCGAGCCGGAGTTCTGGCCGGCGCGTTTCGCGCTGGCGCGGATCCTCCAGAAGCGAGGGCGGGGCGACGAGGCCGTCAATCTGCTGGAGCCGAGCCTCGACGCCGACGCCGGAACCGCCAGCCGCGCCGCCGCGCTGCTGCTGGAGTGGGGGCAGCCCGAGCGGGCGCGGCGCTGGCTCGAGCGCTGGGCGGGCGAGCTGCCCACGCGCCCGCGCACCTACCGCTGCCGGACCTGCGGCACGGAGAGCGCCCGCGCGCGCTGGTACTGTCCCACCTGCCATGCCTTCAAGAGCTACGACGCCGTCCGCGAGGAAGCCCGTGCGAAGTCGGCGCGCTGA
- a CDS encoding LapA family protein, translated as MWILQRLFVVAAIAIVLLFGMLNAGETVRVQYWFGGGYTFYNSPLPLVMVTFFLLGVLFYYLFSIAREWRLRAEIRRLRRLTGDKDRELRDLRNLSLDDVDVDLEDSQGSYAGEVGER; from the coding sequence ATGTGGATCCTGCAGCGACTCTTCGTGGTGGCGGCCATCGCCATCGTCCTGCTCTTCGGCATGCTGAACGCCGGCGAGACGGTGCGGGTCCAGTACTGGTTCGGCGGCGGCTACACCTTCTACAACAGTCCGCTGCCCCTGGTCATGGTGACCTTCTTCCTGCTCGGGGTGCTCTTCTACTACCTGTTCTCCATCGCGAGGGAGTGGCGGCTGCGCGCCGAGATCCGTCGGCTGCGCCGCCTCACCGGCGACAAGGACCGCGAGCTGCGCGACCTGCGCAACCTGTCCCTCGATGACGTCGACGTCGACCTCGAGGACAGCCAGGGCAGCTACGCCGGCGAGGTGGGTGAGCGGTGA
- the miaB gene encoding tRNA (N6-isopentenyl adenosine(37)-C2)-methylthiotransferase MiaB has translation MSRKFYVETYGCQMNAYDTQVIEGVLEAEGLEKVERPEESDLIIINTCSVRDQAEQRVLGRINQLDGLRRGRDSRLLMGVVGCMAQRLGPTLIGGTRGRVDFVVGPQQYKRLPAILAKVDAETEAREEHYFTDFDHVVTYQAKPKLAPPGGSHFVAVMHGCDKFCSYCVVPFTRGRERSKDWRHVLEEVEMVAAQGGFEVTLLGQTISSYRFEDVDFAGLLEKVHAVEGIESIRFMTSYPTDMTEALFDRIGSLPKVGTGIHLPFQSGSDAILKAMNRRYSIGEYESILARGRRAIDDLLYSTDIIVGYPGETEADFQATLDVVERQDFISAFMFKYSPREGTLAWRRADEDLPAEVKEERLARLMELQDRKTRELLETRLGRPLEILLDEPSKKDETRLRGRTRNNLRVIVEARPELRLGTRVRVRPRAIAGSSLLADLVDAAPGG, from the coding sequence ATGAGCCGCAAGTTCTACGTGGAGACCTACGGGTGCCAGATGAACGCCTACGACACGCAGGTCATCGAGGGCGTGCTGGAGGCCGAGGGGCTGGAGAAGGTGGAGCGGCCGGAGGAGTCGGACCTCATCATCATCAACACCTGCTCGGTGCGGGATCAGGCGGAGCAGCGGGTGCTGGGACGCATCAACCAGCTCGACGGCCTGCGCCGCGGCCGCGACAGCCGCCTGCTCATGGGCGTGGTGGGCTGCATGGCGCAGCGTCTCGGCCCCACGCTGATCGGCGGTACGCGGGGGCGCGTGGACTTCGTGGTCGGCCCGCAGCAGTACAAGCGTCTGCCGGCGATCCTGGCCAAGGTGGACGCCGAGACCGAGGCGCGGGAAGAGCACTACTTCACGGACTTCGACCACGTCGTCACCTATCAGGCCAAGCCCAAGCTCGCGCCGCCCGGGGGCAGCCACTTCGTGGCGGTCATGCACGGCTGCGACAAGTTCTGCTCCTACTGCGTGGTGCCCTTCACGCGCGGGCGCGAGCGCAGCAAGGACTGGCGGCACGTGCTGGAGGAGGTGGAGATGGTGGCGGCGCAGGGCGGCTTCGAGGTCACCCTGCTGGGGCAGACCATCAGCAGCTACCGGTTCGAGGACGTCGACTTCGCCGGCCTGCTGGAGAAGGTCCACGCGGTGGAGGGGATCGAGAGCATCCGCTTCATGACCAGCTACCCCACGGACATGACCGAGGCGCTGTTCGATCGCATTGGCAGCTTGCCAAAGGTCGGGACCGGCATCCACCTGCCCTTCCAGTCCGGCAGCGACGCGATCCTCAAGGCTATGAACCGCCGCTATAGCATCGGGGAGTACGAGTCGATCCTCGCGCGCGGGCGGCGCGCGATCGACGACCTGCTCTACTCCACCGACATCATCGTGGGCTACCCCGGCGAGACCGAGGCGGACTTCCAGGCCACGCTCGACGTCGTGGAGCGGCAGGATTTCATCTCGGCCTTCATGTTCAAGTACTCGCCGCGCGAGGGCACGCTGGCCTGGCGCCGGGCGGACGAGGATCTGCCCGCGGAGGTCAAGGAGGAGCGCCTCGCGCGCCTCATGGAACTGCAGGACCGAAAGACGCGGGAACTCCTGGAAACGCGGCTCGGGCGGCCGCTGGAGATACTGCTTGATGAACCCAGCAAAAAGGATGAGACTCGCCTGCGAGGCCGTACCCGCAACAACTTGCGGGTGATCGTCGAGGCCCGTCCCGAGCTTCGCCTGGGGACCCGCGTCAGGGTGCGTCCCCGGGCCATCGCCGGCAGCAGCCTGCTGGCCGACCTGGTGGACGCCGCCCCGGGAGGTTGA
- the mtaB gene encoding tRNA (N(6)-L-threonylcarbamoyladenosine(37)-C(2))-methylthiotransferase MtaB, which yields MAGAPGHAEGLRAPGRVALVTQGCKVNQYETQVILESLLARGWELVPFGDAADLTVINSCTVTDGADRDLRKLVARARRASADGRVLVTGCRVQVDPAGSAALEGVDLVVDNVAKARIPALLDSPAPGSLAGSVLQAFGDRVEDAPITRLDGRGRAILKVQDGCNLRCSFCIVPAARGNSRSRAAGETLARARLLEEHGYRELVLSGIQLGFYRDPDGHARSLADLLELLLAGTRRLRFRLGSMLPRHFTPRLRALFAAEPARLCPHFHISLQSGDDAVLRAMKRPYRFAHYRELLESLVDDLADPCLGTDLIVGHPGEDADAFARGLEAVAALPLAYGHVFPFSARTGTRAAAMPTAASPREMAARSLALRELLAAKGAEYRGRQRGRELRVVAEQRRSGGVWTGTSENYQTVRFAAPSLEGGALARVRVVDVEPGGKRLRGDVVADARPAAGVPDAERMRA from the coding sequence ATGGCCGGCGCGCCCGGACACGCCGAGGGGCTTCGCGCCCCCGGCCGCGTGGCCCTGGTCACCCAGGGCTGCAAGGTCAACCAGTACGAGACCCAGGTGATCCTGGAGTCGCTGCTGGCGCGCGGCTGGGAGCTGGTGCCCTTCGGTGACGCCGCCGACCTCACGGTGATCAACTCCTGCACGGTGACCGACGGCGCCGACCGCGACCTGCGCAAGCTCGTCGCGCGGGCGCGCCGCGCCAGCGCGGACGGCCGCGTGCTGGTCACCGGCTGCCGGGTCCAGGTGGACCCCGCGGGCAGCGCCGCGCTGGAAGGCGTGGACCTGGTGGTGGACAACGTCGCCAAGGCGCGCATCCCGGCGCTGCTGGACTCGCCGGCGCCGGGGAGTCTCGCGGGGAGCGTGCTGCAGGCCTTCGGCGACCGCGTGGAGGACGCGCCCATCACGCGCCTGGACGGCCGCGGCCGGGCCATCCTCAAGGTCCAGGACGGCTGCAACCTGCGCTGCAGCTTCTGCATCGTGCCGGCCGCGCGGGGGAACAGCCGCAGCCGCGCCGCCGGGGAGACGCTGGCGCGGGCGCGCCTGCTCGAGGAGCACGGCTATCGCGAGCTGGTGCTCTCGGGCATCCAGCTGGGCTTTTACCGCGACCCCGACGGCCACGCGCGCAGCCTCGCCGACCTGCTGGAGCTCCTGCTGGCGGGCACGCGGCGGCTGCGCTTCCGTCTGGGCTCCATGCTGCCGCGGCACTTCACACCCCGGCTGCGCGCGCTCTTCGCGGCCGAGCCGGCGCGGCTCTGTCCGCACTTCCACATCTCGCTGCAGAGCGGCGACGACGCCGTGCTGCGCGCCATGAAGCGACCCTATCGCTTCGCGCACTATCGCGAGCTGCTGGAGTCGCTGGTGGACGACCTCGCGGACCCCTGCCTCGGGACGGACCTCATCGTCGGCCATCCGGGCGAGGACGCGGACGCCTTCGCGCGCGGGCTCGAGGCGGTGGCGGCCTTGCCGCTGGCCTACGGGCACGTCTTCCCGTTCTCGGCGCGGACGGGGACGCGCGCGGCGGCGATGCCGACGGCGGCGAGCCCGCGCGAGATGGCCGCCCGCAGCCTGGCGCTGCGCGAGCTGCTGGCGGCGAAGGGCGCGGAGTATCGCGGCCGGCAGCGAGGCCGGGAGCTGCGCGTCGTGGCGGAGCAGCGCCGGTCCGGCGGGGTGTGGACGGGGACGAGCGAGAACTACCAGACCGTCCGCTTCGCGGCGCCGTCGCTGGAGGGCGGGGCCCTGGCGCGCGTGCGCGTGGTGGACGTCGAGCCGGGTGGCAAGCGCCTCCGCGGCGACGTCGTCGCCGACGCGCGGCCGGCCGCGGGCGTTCCCGACGCCGAAAGGATGCGAGCATGA
- a CDS encoding 30S ribosomal protein S1, with translation MLQYEQTLKEIKEGEIVKGSILHVGDNEVQINVGFKSEGYIPRSEFGSEPINIGDEVDVFLESLEDQDGLVVLSKEKADFLKVWDTIKDAYDTGNIMEGVVDRRIKGGLVVRFLGVDAFLPGSQVALRQVPDLEALLGQTFAFKIIKLNKRRRNIVVSRRTVLEEERNRLKAQIIQELEKGQVRKGTVKNITDFGAFVDLGGIDGLLHLTDMSWGRISHPSELVTIGEDIEVKVLDIDLERERISLGLKQLTPYPWDNVENKFPVESVVKGKVVSITDYGAFVELEKGVEGLIHISEMSWTRHVKHPSKIVSIGQEVEAKVLSVDRENEKISLGLKQTEPDPWDTLDEKYPIGSIVPGKVRNLTNFGAFVELEEGIDGLVHISDMSWTKRIRHPREMLNKGDEIEVVILAIDKDIRRISLGIKQLTPDPWLELSTKYGEGTFVDAKVVRPLERGVVVEVEDGVEGFIPVSHLGDRNIKQPELHFAEGEEIPAKVIKVDHEGRRIVLSVGDRLREEGTEALKEYLDKFGQPRFTPAEKSESDGDDDMDVDLDADVDEAIADASEND, from the coding sequence ATGCTCCAGTACGAGCAGACCCTCAAGGAGATCAAGGAGGGCGAGATCGTAAAGGGCAGCATCCTGCACGTCGGCGACAACGAGGTGCAGATCAACGTCGGCTTCAAGAGCGAGGGCTACATCCCGCGCTCGGAGTTCGGCAGCGAGCCGATCAACATCGGCGACGAGGTGGACGTCTTCCTCGAGAGCCTCGAGGACCAGGACGGCCTCGTGGTCCTGTCCAAGGAGAAGGCCGACTTCCTCAAGGTCTGGGACACGATCAAGGACGCCTACGACACCGGCAACATCATGGAGGGCGTGGTGGACCGCCGGATCAAGGGCGGTCTCGTGGTTCGCTTCCTCGGCGTCGACGCGTTCCTGCCCGGCAGCCAGGTCGCCCTGCGCCAGGTGCCCGATCTCGAGGCGCTCCTGGGGCAGACCTTCGCCTTCAAGATCATCAAGCTGAACAAGCGGCGCCGCAACATCGTCGTGAGCCGGCGCACGGTGCTGGAGGAGGAGCGCAACCGCCTCAAGGCCCAGATCATCCAGGAGCTGGAGAAGGGCCAGGTGCGCAAGGGCACGGTCAAGAACATCACCGACTTCGGCGCCTTCGTGGACCTGGGCGGCATCGACGGCCTGCTGCATCTCACCGACATGAGCTGGGGCCGCATCAGCCATCCCAGCGAGCTGGTGACGATCGGCGAGGACATCGAGGTCAAGGTGCTCGACATCGATCTCGAGCGCGAGCGCATCAGCCTGGGCCTCAAGCAGCTCACGCCCTACCCCTGGGACAACGTGGAGAACAAGTTCCCCGTGGAGTCCGTGGTCAAGGGCAAGGTCGTCTCGATCACCGACTACGGCGCCTTCGTGGAGCTGGAGAAGGGCGTCGAGGGCCTGATCCACATCAGCGAGATGAGCTGGACGCGCCACGTCAAGCACCCGAGCAAGATCGTCAGCATCGGGCAGGAGGTGGAGGCCAAGGTCCTCTCCGTCGACCGCGAGAACGAGAAGATCAGCCTCGGCCTCAAGCAGACCGAGCCGGATCCCTGGGACACGCTCGACGAGAAGTACCCCATCGGCTCGATCGTGCCGGGCAAGGTGCGCAACCTGACCAACTTCGGCGCCTTCGTGGAGCTGGAGGAGGGCATCGACGGTCTGGTCCACATCAGCGACATGAGCTGGACCAAGCGCATCCGTCACCCGCGCGAGATGCTGAACAAGGGCGACGAGATCGAGGTCGTGATCCTGGCCATCGACAAGGACATCCGCCGCATCAGCCTCGGCATCAAGCAGCTCACGCCGGATCCCTGGCTCGAGCTGAGCACCAAGTACGGCGAGGGCACCTTCGTGGACGCCAAGGTCGTGCGTCCGCTGGAGCGCGGCGTGGTGGTGGAGGTCGAGGACGGCGTCGAGGGCTTCATTCCGGTGAGCCACCTGGGCGACCGGAACATCAAGCAGCCCGAGCTGCACTTCGCCGAGGGCGAGGAGATTCCGGCCAAGGTGATCAAGGTGGATCACGAGGGCCGGCGCATCGTCCTGTCCGTCGGCGACCGCCTGCGCGAGGAGGGCACCGAGGCGCTCAAGGAGTACCTCGACAAGTTCGGCCAGCCTCGTTTCACGCCGGCGGAGAAGTCCGAGAGCGACGGCGACGACGACATGGACGTGGATCTCGATGCGGACGTCGACGAGGCGATCGCGGACGCGTCCGAGAACGACTGA
- a CDS encoding (d)CMP kinase translates to MLITIDGPAASGKSTTARAVAERLGLDYLDTGALYRGVTLAALRKELAAEEGPALSAFLASLHLRYRVRRGQVQILLDGEDVSDEIRDAAVTARVSDFSALPSLRAHMVEFQRHYARGRNVIAEGRDMGSVVFPEADLKVFLEADPQVRAHRRAEEFAERGRDVEDAVVAAELEARDSKDAGRSHSPLVKPEGAVVLDNSRLSIEEQVEAVLRLAEQRWPAARVDPETLLYHAPGGNAAVPRMRLSYRLAWSFVRLTLRLLFGLRYVHAERAAMGGPLIVASNHISWLDPPAVGSGLPREMTFVAKRELFAFKPFGALIGYFNAVPIRRGTFDRVCFDVLRRRIQAGGAVLFFPEGTRKPVGRLGRAKFGMGLVAKESGAPVLPVYVKGSTRWKRALLRRERVEVWIGRPLHIAPLAAQGHRGRELLDLFGEGVMAEIARLQDEAGGAFDPSPR, encoded by the coding sequence ATGCTCATCACCATCGACGGCCCCGCCGCCAGCGGCAAGAGCACCACGGCCCGGGCCGTGGCCGAGCGGCTGGGCCTCGACTACCTGGACACCGGCGCGCTCTATCGCGGCGTGACCCTGGCGGCGCTGCGCAAGGAACTCGCCGCCGAGGAAGGGCCCGCGCTGAGCGCCTTCCTGGCCTCGCTGCACCTGCGCTACCGGGTGCGCCGCGGGCAGGTGCAGATCCTCCTCGACGGCGAGGACGTGAGCGACGAGATCCGCGACGCGGCCGTGACCGCGCGCGTCAGCGACTTCAGCGCCCTCCCGTCCCTGCGCGCCCACATGGTCGAGTTCCAGCGGCACTACGCGCGCGGGCGCAACGTGATCGCCGAGGGACGCGACATGGGCAGCGTGGTCTTCCCCGAGGCGGACCTCAAGGTCTTCCTGGAGGCCGATCCCCAGGTGCGCGCGCATCGGCGCGCCGAGGAGTTCGCCGAGCGGGGGCGGGACGTGGAGGACGCGGTCGTCGCCGCCGAGCTCGAAGCCCGCGACAGCAAGGACGCGGGGCGCTCGCACTCGCCGCTGGTCAAGCCCGAGGGCGCGGTGGTCCTGGACAACAGCCGGCTCAGCATCGAGGAGCAGGTGGAGGCCGTCCTGCGCCTGGCCGAGCAGCGCTGGCCCGCCGCGCGGGTGGATCCCGAGACCCTGCTCTATCATGCCCCCGGGGGGAACGCGGCCGTGCCGCGCATGCGGCTCAGCTACCGACTCGCCTGGAGCTTCGTGCGGCTGACGCTCCGCCTGCTCTTCGGCCTGCGCTACGTGCACGCCGAGCGCGCGGCGATGGGGGGGCCGCTGATCGTGGCCAGCAACCACATCAGCTGGCTGGATCCCCCCGCGGTGGGCAGCGGGCTCCCGCGGGAGATGACCTTCGTGGCCAAGCGCGAGCTCTTCGCGTTCAAGCCCTTCGGGGCGCTCATCGGCTACTTCAACGCCGTGCCGATCCGGCGGGGGACCTTCGACCGGGTCTGCTTCGACGTCCTGCGCCGCCGGATCCAGGCCGGCGGCGCCGTGCTCTTCTTCCCCGAGGGCACCCGGAAGCCCGTCGGGCGGCTGGGCCGGGCCAAGTTCGGGATGGGCCTGGTGGCCAAGGAGAGCGGGGCGCCGGTGCTGCCGGTCTACGTCAAGGGCAGCACCCGCTGGAAGCGGGCGCTCCTCCGGCGGGAGCGCGTGGAGGTCTGGATCGGCCGCCCGCTGCACATCGCGCCGCTCGCCGCCCAGGGCCACCGGGGCCGTGAGCTGCTGGATCTCTTCGGCGAGGGGGTCATGGCGGAGATCGCCCGGCTCCAGGACGAGGCCGGCGGCGCCTTCGACCCCTCCCCGCGCTAG
- the aroA gene encoding 3-phosphoshikimate 1-carboxyvinyltransferase, protein MSYRIRPAKKFRGRWQAAGDKSLTHRAFLFNALGEGEAVLRGLNAGEDCARSRVLVEALGARVEPVEGEKGAWRITGRGGRFRAPDGTLDAGNSGTTLRLACGLLAAQAFASTLDGDDTLRRRPMARIQAPLAALGATVTLTNGGTAPVTVQGGALAGCDYVSPVASAQVKSAFLLAALQAEGASSFREPVLSRDHSERLLRRMGAEIVTDGDGRLRLSGPQSLRCVSLDVPGDISSAAFLIAAGVLVEGGNVLIKNLGVNPTRTGFLDVLERMGGRFALYHPREEAGEPVADLLAQHSALEAVEVAPDEVPRLVDEIPILAVLAARAQGKSRFHGLGELRVKESDRLAQTASLLEAFGAKARVVDDTLEVEGGARLKGAEVDAAGDHRIAMAASVLGLLCRGDSRVNGTACVATSFPEFPGLLRRFSDGALAQDGDG, encoded by the coding sequence ATGAGTTACCGCATCCGTCCCGCGAAGAAGTTCCGCGGTCGCTGGCAGGCCGCCGGCGACAAGTCGCTCACGCACCGCGCCTTCCTCTTCAACGCCCTCGGCGAGGGCGAGGCGGTGCTGCGCGGCCTCAACGCCGGCGAGGACTGCGCGCGCAGCCGTGTTCTCGTGGAGGCCCTCGGCGCGCGCGTCGAACCCGTGGAGGGGGAGAAGGGCGCCTGGCGAATCACCGGCCGGGGAGGACGCTTCCGCGCCCCCGACGGCACGCTCGACGCCGGCAACTCCGGCACCACCCTGCGCCTGGCCTGCGGGCTGCTGGCGGCGCAGGCGTTCGCCAGCACCCTGGACGGCGACGACACCCTGCGCCGACGCCCCATGGCCCGCATCCAGGCGCCGCTCGCGGCCCTCGGCGCGACGGTCACGCTGACCAACGGCGGCACCGCACCGGTCACCGTGCAGGGCGGCGCGCTGGCGGGCTGCGACTACGTCAGCCCCGTGGCGAGCGCGCAGGTCAAGAGCGCGTTCCTGCTGGCGGCGCTGCAGGCGGAGGGGGCGAGCAGCTTCCGCGAGCCCGTCCTCAGCCGGGATCACAGCGAGCGCCTGCTGCGGCGCATGGGCGCGGAGATCGTCACGGACGGCGACGGCAGGCTCCGCCTCAGCGGCCCCCAGAGCCTGCGCTGCGTGAGTCTCGACGTGCCGGGGGACATCTCCTCCGCGGCCTTCCTGATCGCGGCGGGCGTGCTGGTGGAGGGCGGGAACGTCCTCATCAAGAATCTGGGCGTCAATCCCACGCGCACCGGCTTCCTCGACGTGCTCGAGCGCATGGGCGGACGCTTCGCGCTCTACCATCCGCGCGAGGAGGCCGGCGAGCCCGTGGCGGACCTGCTGGCGCAGCACTCGGCGCTGGAGGCGGTGGAGGTGGCGCCCGACGAGGTGCCGCGCCTGGTGGACGAGATTCCCATCCTCGCCGTGCTCGCCGCGCGCGCGCAGGGAAAGAGCCGCTTCCACGGGCTCGGCGAGCTGCGCGTGAAGGAGAGCGATCGCCTCGCCCAGACCGCGTCGCTGCTGGAGGCCTTCGGCGCGAAGGCGCGCGTGGTGGACGACACGCTCGAGGTGGAGGGCGGCGCGCGGCTCAAGGGCGCGGAGGTGGACGCCGCCGGCGACCACCGGATCGCCATGGCGGCGAGCGTCCTGGGCCTGCTGTGCCGGGGCGACAGCCGCGTGAACGGCACGGCCTGCGTGGCGACGAGCTTCCCCGAATTCCCCGGTCTCCTGCGCCGCTTCTCCGACGGCGCGCTGGCCCAGGACGGCGACGGCTGA
- a CDS encoding histidinol-phosphate transaminase, whose product MNFETLARQEILQVRPYVPGKPVEELQRERGLETIIKLASNENPHPPSESVLAVLAHGCRELNRYPDDSAYHLHRALAGQLGVDEARIIIGNGSVEILYLLAQIFVRPGENLVYATPSFVVYDIVARLSPGEGRPVPCDAEFRHDLGAMLARVDARTKLVFVCNPNNPTGTYTRAGELRDFVRALPKDVLVVVDEAYYEYVEAEDYPQTLEWLDAHPNLIVLRTFSKIHSLAGLRVGYGICHPELRALLERGRPPFNVNSLSQAAAVTSLGESARLCGIREENSRGRALLERELAAMGCRVLPSQTNFVMAFLPMDAALAYERLLAKGVIVRPMGSFGTDMNAVRISVGLEAENRRLLAAVSDLLQESRTA is encoded by the coding sequence ATGAACTTCGAGACGCTGGCGCGGCAGGAGATCCTGCAGGTGCGGCCCTACGTGCCGGGCAAGCCGGTGGAGGAGCTGCAGCGGGAGCGGGGGCTGGAGACCATCATCAAGCTGGCCTCGAACGAGAACCCGCACCCGCCGAGCGAGTCCGTGCTCGCCGTGCTGGCGCACGGCTGCCGCGAGCTCAACCGCTACCCGGACGACAGCGCCTACCATCTGCACCGCGCCCTCGCCGGGCAGCTGGGCGTGGACGAGGCGCGCATCATCATCGGCAACGGGTCGGTGGAGATCCTCTACCTGCTGGCGCAGATCTTCGTGCGGCCGGGGGAGAACCTCGTCTACGCGACGCCGTCCTTCGTGGTCTACGACATCGTCGCGCGGCTGTCGCCGGGCGAGGGTCGCCCGGTGCCCTGCGATGCGGAGTTCCGCCACGACCTCGGCGCCATGCTCGCGCGGGTCGACGCGCGGACGAAGCTGGTCTTCGTCTGCAATCCCAACAACCCGACGGGCACCTACACCCGGGCGGGCGAGCTGCGCGACTTCGTGCGCGCGCTGCCGAAGGACGTGCTCGTGGTGGTGGACGAGGCCTACTACGAGTACGTCGAAGCCGAGGACTACCCGCAGACGCTGGAGTGGCTGGACGCGCATCCGAATCTCATCGTGCTGCGCACCTTCAGCAAGATCCACTCGCTGGCGGGCCTGCGCGTCGGCTACGGCATCTGCCACCCGGAGCTGCGCGCGCTGCTGGAGCGCGGGCGGCCGCCGTTCAACGTGAATTCGCTGTCCCAGGCGGCGGCGGTGACGTCGCTCGGCGAGAGCGCGCGTCTGTGCGGCATCCGCGAGGAGAACAGTCGCGGCCGCGCGCTGCTGGAGCGCGAACTCGCCGCCATGGGCTGCCGCGTGCTGCCCAGCCAGACCAACTTCGTCATGGCCTTCCTCCCGATGGACGCCGCGCTCGCCTACGAGCGGCTGCTGGCGAAGGGCGTCATCGTGCGCCCCATGGGCAGCTTCGGCACGGACATGAACGCCGTGCGCATCAGCGTCGGGCTGGAGGCGGAGAACCGCCGTCTGCTCGCGGCCGTGAGCGATCTGCTGCAGGAGAGTCGCACCGCCTGA